A portion of the Adhaeribacter radiodurans genome contains these proteins:
- a CDS encoding ComEC/Rec2 family competence protein — MIKWSPYVFVRLTICFVAGILLQIYSNKLIDWASVLLLFFSLLFFSLHFLGARRGSDLLTSLAGIVGLASIFLFGILITQQRTEINQPRHLTHQQLPALYYTGVVNDFVVEKPHHYNVILRVNQVRNFKGWQPVTGKIMLMVRKEKGLLQPRYGDVLLIKGKPEVPLPPLNLNAFNYKQYLAYQQIYHQQYVRPQQFKVLGYQPPSPILAFSIHLRHNLDAILKKYVPEQRNYAIATALVLGMKEYLDTDIKAAYTRTGTTHVLAVSGLHVALLFLALNYILGKLARTPRQKLAVFLFLLAAMWLYAFVTALSASVLRAVVMFTLLSIGKFFRRRSNMYNILAATAFGLLVYNPFFLLDVGFQLSFAAVLGIVLWQPRLNKLIKVDNWLGGKIWEGVSASVAAQLATMPLAFYYFHQFPIYFLMANLFAITISEFILYVGFLLLTFGIIPGVGYILGWIMNFLLNIMNGVVLVIEKLPMAIIEGISLTTVQVWLLAGFLILSSWFLIYHKKIFLLGISLTIIAFSGLQWAKIVNQQKQHLWVVYTLKNNAALGFIQGKQATLLADSAVLADKIDFTYNIQPHWWHLGINEIQFVSLQTETNPTVPTFKTPAGNKVMVWQGLRILILIYPEQFHSTSGNPLLFDYVLLRNNVKLSLEILQAAVRFKSLLVDSSSKNWYRQQLQQQCAKQQIPLYDVSKQGAFICSNVN; from the coding sequence ATGATTAAATGGTCGCCTTACGTTTTTGTGCGCCTGACCATTTGTTTTGTGGCGGGTATTCTATTGCAGATTTATAGTAATAAGCTAATTGATTGGGCATCTGTTTTACTACTCTTTTTTAGCTTATTATTTTTTAGTTTACACTTTTTAGGTGCACGCCGAGGATCTGATTTACTTACCTCCTTAGCGGGCATTGTTGGTTTAGCCAGTATTTTTCTATTTGGTATTCTGATTACCCAACAACGTACCGAAATAAATCAGCCTCGTCATTTAACTCACCAACAGTTACCTGCTCTTTATTATACGGGGGTAGTAAATGATTTCGTGGTAGAAAAGCCCCATCACTACAATGTAATTCTACGGGTAAATCAGGTAAGAAATTTTAAAGGTTGGCAGCCGGTTACCGGCAAGATTATGCTAATGGTACGCAAAGAAAAGGGCCTGCTTCAACCCCGTTACGGAGATGTGTTGCTCATTAAAGGTAAGCCCGAAGTTCCTTTGCCGCCATTAAATCTTAATGCATTTAATTATAAGCAATACCTGGCTTACCAACAAATTTACCACCAGCAGTATGTCAGACCCCAGCAATTTAAAGTTCTCGGGTATCAGCCTCCTTCTCCAATACTAGCTTTCAGTATTCATCTGCGGCATAACCTGGATGCGATACTAAAGAAATATGTGCCGGAGCAACGGAACTATGCCATTGCCACCGCCCTCGTGTTAGGGATGAAGGAATACCTGGATACCGATATAAAAGCTGCCTATACCCGTACCGGAACAACGCACGTGCTGGCTGTTTCTGGTTTGCATGTGGCTTTGTTATTTTTAGCTTTAAATTATATTTTAGGAAAATTAGCCAGAACTCCCCGGCAAAAATTAGCTGTATTTCTGTTCTTACTAGCTGCAATGTGGTTATATGCTTTTGTAACGGCTTTATCAGCATCTGTACTGCGGGCGGTTGTTATGTTTACTTTATTGTCGATAGGTAAGTTCTTCCGGCGGCGTAGTAATATGTATAATATTTTAGCCGCTACGGCTTTTGGGCTGTTGGTGTACAATCCGTTCTTTTTACTCGATGTTGGTTTTCAGTTGTCGTTTGCGGCGGTTTTAGGGATTGTATTATGGCAACCACGGTTAAACAAATTAATAAAGGTTGATAATTGGTTAGGTGGTAAAATTTGGGAAGGTGTTTCGGCGTCGGTAGCGGCTCAGTTAGCTACTATGCCGCTGGCATTTTATTATTTTCACCAGTTTCCAATATATTTCTTAATGGCGAACCTATTTGCCATTACTATTTCAGAGTTCATACTGTACGTAGGATTTCTCTTATTAACTTTTGGTATAATACCCGGAGTTGGCTATATCTTAGGTTGGATCATGAATTTTTTATTAAATATTATGAACGGGGTAGTACTGGTTATAGAAAAGCTGCCAATGGCCATTATAGAAGGAATTTCACTTACCACTGTGCAAGTATGGTTACTAGCCGGATTTTTAATTTTATCTAGTTGGTTTCTGATTTATCATAAAAAAATATTTTTACTGGGGATTTCCTTAACTATAATTGCTTTCTCCGGTTTGCAATGGGCTAAAATAGTAAATCAACAAAAACAGCACCTTTGGGTGGTATATACTTTAAAAAATAATGCAGCGCTTGGTTTTATTCAAGGTAAACAGGCCACTTTACTCGCCGATTCAGCTGTGCTGGCAGATAAAATTGATTTTACTTATAACATTCAACCACATTGGTGGCATTTAGGCATCAACGAAATTCAATTTGTTTCCTTACAAACAGAAACTAACCCAACAGTACCCACATTTAAAACCCCGGCGGGCAATAAGGTAATGGTTTGGCAAGGATTACGGATTCTAATTTTAATTTATCCGGAACAATTTCATTCCACTTCGGGAAATCCCCTTTTATTTGATTACGTGCTGTTGCGTAATAATGTAAAGTTAAGTTTAGAGATATTGCAGGCTGCCGTACGCTTTAAATCTCTACTTGTTGATTCTTCCAGTAAAAATTGGTATCGACAACAACTCCAACAACAATGCGCCAAGCAACAGATTCCACTTTATGACGTTTCTAAACAAGGAGCCTTTATCTGTAGTAATGTAAATTAA
- a CDS encoding 4-hydroxy-3-methylbut-2-enyl diphosphate reductase, whose translation MLQLRVHIDPNSGFCFGVIYAIQMAEDILDEQGYLYCLGDIVHNDEEIQRLEKRGLRIIDHAQLKQLQNEHVLIRAHGEPPSTYQIALENNLNLIDASCPVVLKLQNRIKTSYDKKEKIFIYGKHGHAEVLGLLGQTNNDAVVFENVEELLQHELPANITLYSQTTKSTDNFYKIKNLLQTKGYQVNANDTICRQVSNRDQDLRKFAAKFDKIVFVSGTKSSNGKVLYQVCKDTNPNTYFISKVEDLQPEWFQSQESVGICGATSTPMWLMEEVQQALLAY comes from the coding sequence ATGTTACAACTGCGCGTTCATATCGATCCTAATTCCGGTTTTTGTTTCGGGGTAATATACGCCATTCAAATGGCCGAAGATATTCTCGACGAGCAAGGTTATTTATACTGTTTAGGTGATATTGTGCATAATGATGAAGAAATCCAGCGTTTGGAGAAGCGTGGTTTACGCATTATTGATCACGCGCAATTAAAGCAACTCCAAAACGAACACGTACTCATCCGGGCGCACGGTGAACCGCCCTCTACTTACCAAATCGCTTTAGAAAATAACCTGAATTTAATAGATGCTTCGTGTCCAGTAGTTCTTAAGTTGCAAAACCGCATTAAGACTTCTTATGATAAAAAAGAAAAGATTTTTATCTATGGTAAACACGGCCATGCCGAAGTATTAGGATTACTCGGTCAAACAAACAACGATGCTGTAGTTTTCGAAAATGTAGAGGAACTGTTGCAACACGAACTGCCCGCTAACATAACATTGTACAGCCAAACTACTAAAAGCACCGATAATTTCTATAAAATTAAGAACCTACTTCAAACCAAAGGCTATCAGGTAAACGCTAATGATACCATTTGCCGGCAGGTAAGTAACCGTGACCAGGACTTGCGTAAATTTGCCGCAAAGTTTGATAAAATTGTTTTTGTTTCGGGTACCAAATCTTCTAACGGGAAAGTGCTGTACCAAGTCTGCAAAGACACGAACCCTAATACCTATTTTATATCTAAGGTAGAGGACTTACAACCGGAGTGGTTTCAGTCGCAGGAGTCGGTGGGAATTTGTGGGGCTACCTCTACCCCAATGTGGCTAATGGAAGAAGTGCAACAAGCATTGCTTGCATATTAA
- a CDS encoding lycopene cyclase domain-containing protein, with product MYIYLYLNIFTILFPFLLSFDKRVQFYKNWKYLFPAIAINALIFIVWDSIFTQHGVWGFNNDYLLGIYFFNLPLEEVLFFITVPYACVFIYECLNVYVKRDLLQQRALVVTILLAIFISLVGLLHLGKLYTSVTFLLLPVIFFIHYLFFKDRLLGRFYLAYLVHLVPFLLVNGVLTSLPVVWYNNGHNLGIRLTTIPIEDTMYSMVMLLITITAFEFFRRRQKQNLPLPKFV from the coding sequence ATGTATATTTACTTGTATTTAAATATTTTTACCATTCTGTTCCCGTTTTTGCTTTCGTTTGATAAGCGGGTACAGTTTTATAAAAACTGGAAATATCTGTTTCCGGCCATTGCTATTAACGCTCTTATTTTTATTGTTTGGGATTCAATTTTCACGCAGCACGGCGTTTGGGGCTTTAATAATGATTATTTACTCGGAATTTACTTTTTTAACCTGCCTTTAGAAGAAGTGCTGTTTTTTATTACGGTGCCTTACGCGTGTGTTTTTATTTATGAATGTTTGAATGTTTACGTAAAGCGCGACCTTTTGCAGCAAAGGGCTTTAGTAGTAACTATTTTATTAGCAATTTTTATATCTTTAGTGGGCTTGCTGCATTTAGGTAAATTATATACTTCGGTAACTTTTCTGCTATTACCGGTTATCTTTTTCATTCATTATTTATTCTTTAAAGATAGGTTACTTGGTCGTTTTTACCTGGCGTATTTAGTGCATTTAGTGCCTTTTTTACTGGTAAACGGAGTACTTACCTCGTTACCGGTGGTTTGGTATAATAATGGGCATAACCTGGGCATTCGGCTTACTACTATTCCCATAGAAGACACTATGTACTCTATGGTAATGTTGCTGATAACGATTACTGCTTTCGAATTTTTCCGGCGAAGACAAAAACAAAACCTTCCGTTGCCGAAATTTGTTTAG
- a CDS encoding RNA polymerase sigma factor yields MTATEFSSMVQKISKSLKPVALNLTRDADDAKDLVQETLLKALLNKDKFKAGSNLKAWLYTIMRNTFINNYNKITKRSSNIDSTEYFQYFNTDENYIAKNGAVYTFVVSDINEAIAHLNEEYRTPFMMYYVGFKYLEIAEKLNIPIGTVKNRIHIARKELKKVLKIYEQNG; encoded by the coding sequence ATGACAGCAACAGAATTTAGCTCCATGGTGCAAAAAATATCAAAATCTTTAAAGCCGGTGGCTCTTAATCTTACCCGGGATGCCGACGATGCGAAAGATTTAGTACAGGAAACTCTATTGAAAGCCTTATTAAACAAAGATAAATTTAAGGCGGGCAGTAACTTAAAAGCCTGGTTATACACCATTATGCGTAATACTTTTATTAATAACTATAATAAAATTACCAAGCGCAGCAGTAACATTGATTCTACGGAATACTTTCAGTATTTTAATACCGATGAAAACTACATTGCTAAAAATGGAGCGGTGTATACTTTCGTAGTATCGGATATTAACGAAGCCATTGCCCATTTGAATGAAGAGTACCGTACTCCTTTTATGATGTATTACGTTGGCTTTAAGTATTTAGAAATTGCCGAAAAACTAAATATTCCGATCGGTACGGTTAAAAACCGGATTCATATTGCCCGTAAGGAATTAAAGAAAGTGCTTAAGATTTATGAGCAGAATGGATAA
- a CDS encoding sterol desaturase family protein produces MWGNIAIVIITFCGMEVVAWFTHKYIMHGFLWFLHRSHHTRHPYPFERNDLFFVYYGILSTIFVIYGSPNYDYRFWIGIGIGLYGLVYFLIHDVFIHRRLRLFGKAQNTYLKALDIAHKVHHKTTDKEGGESFGMLWVNSRFYKLAKKRVKQN; encoded by the coding sequence ATGTGGGGGAACATAGCAATTGTAATAATAACTTTTTGCGGCATGGAAGTGGTAGCTTGGTTTACGCATAAGTACATTATGCATGGTTTTTTGTGGTTTTTGCACCGTTCTCATCATACCCGGCACCCATATCCATTCGAGCGTAACGATTTATTCTTTGTTTATTACGGTATACTTTCTACAATTTTTGTTATTTACGGTAGTCCTAATTACGATTATCGTTTTTGGATAGGCATCGGAATTGGCCTCTACGGGTTAGTTTATTTCCTGATTCACGATGTATTTATTCACCGGCGGCTACGCTTATTTGGTAAAGCGCAAAATACTTATTTAAAGGCCCTCGACATTGCGCACAAAGTACACCACAAAACAACCGATAAAGAGGGGGGCGAATCATTTGGCATGTTGTGGGTAAATTCCAGATTTTACAAGCTGGCTAAAAAAAGGGTAAAGCAAAATTAG
- a CDS encoding enoyl-CoA hydratase/isomerase family protein, with translation MQFIDYYTENRIGYITLNRPEKRNSLNFEVINELKEAFDLAESDDECKVIILKANGDVFCAGADLGYMQSMQDNSFEDNLNDSTNLAHLFYQIYTLRKMVIAQVQGPAIAGGCGLATVCDIIFASPAATFGYTEVKIGFIPAIVSVFLLRKIGETHTKQLLLSGDLLTAEEAKDIGLLTYVVPAEELDEQVFAYARKICQQNSMQSIELTKDLIAHIQDMDLQRGLGYAAERNAYARETLDCRRGIASFLNKQKITW, from the coding sequence ATGCAATTTATAGATTATTACACTGAAAACCGGATTGGATATATTACTTTAAATCGTCCGGAGAAGCGTAATTCCCTTAATTTTGAGGTAATTAACGAATTAAAAGAAGCATTTGATCTGGCTGAAAGCGATGATGAATGTAAAGTCATTATATTAAAAGCGAACGGAGACGTATTTTGTGCGGGTGCCGACTTGGGTTACATGCAATCCATGCAGGATAATTCTTTTGAAGATAACTTAAATGATTCGACGAATCTGGCTCATTTGTTTTACCAAATATATACGCTTCGTAAAATGGTAATTGCGCAGGTACAAGGGCCAGCCATTGCCGGTGGGTGCGGTTTAGCTACTGTTTGCGACATAATTTTTGCCTCACCAGCCGCTACCTTTGGCTATACCGAAGTAAAAATTGGTTTTATTCCGGCTATTGTAAGTGTGTTTTTATTGCGTAAAATAGGCGAAACGCATACCAAACAATTATTACTTTCCGGTGATTTATTAACGGCCGAGGAGGCCAAAGATATAGGGTTGTTAACTTACGTAGTGCCCGCGGAAGAACTAGATGAACAGGTATTTGCGTATGCGCGTAAAATCTGCCAGCAGAATTCTATGCAATCTATCGAATTAACCAAGGACTTAATCGCACATATTCAGGATATGGACTTGCAGCGAGGTTTAGGCTACGCGGCCGAACGCAATGCTTACGCTCGCGAAACGCTTGATTGCCGTCGGGGAATTGCTTCTTTCTTAAATAAGCAAAAGATTACTTGGTAG
- a CDS encoding phytoene desaturase family protein: MSEKKVVVIGSGFAGLSAATNLAAKGFTVEVLEKNATPGGRARSFSENGFTFDMGPSWYWMPDVFEQYFRRFSKAPADYYDLVRLDPSYTVIFGPEDFMQVPAQMHRINALFESLEKGSSEALHRFLAQAAYKYQVGIKQLVHKPSRSVTEFLSLKLLVDVLRLDVFQSIHGHLRKYFRHEKLLKLLEFPILFLGALPQNTPALYSLMNYADISLGTWYPMGGMYKIVEGMVALAKEQGVQFRFNQNVKQINVINGRASQVITDKDVWEADIVVAGADYHHVEQQLLAPEYRSYTESYWDKRVLAPSSLIFYLGVSKRLQRLTHHNLFFDEDFEPHAQEIYENPKWPEKPLFYVSAPSQTDASVAPEGCENLFILIPVAPDLTDTEDLREYYYQLVMDRLEKLTGQSIRDFVVVKRSYAHSDFIKDYNAFKGNAYGLANTLMQTAILKPSLKSRKVKNLYYTGQLTVPGPGVPPSLISGQVVAEEIRKEFSSFN, from the coding sequence TTGAGCGAGAAAAAAGTTGTAGTTATTGGTTCTGGTTTTGCTGGCCTTTCGGCGGCTACTAACCTGGCAGCCAAAGGTTTTACAGTAGAGGTGCTGGAGAAAAACGCTACTCCTGGCGGGCGAGCACGTAGCTTCTCCGAAAACGGTTTTACTTTCGATATGGGGCCAAGCTGGTATTGGATGCCCGATGTTTTTGAGCAATACTTTCGCCGTTTTAGTAAAGCTCCCGCTGACTACTACGATTTAGTGCGCCTGGATCCTTCTTATACAGTTATTTTTGGTCCGGAAGATTTTATGCAAGTGCCCGCTCAAATGCATCGGATCAATGCCTTGTTTGAATCTTTAGAAAAGGGTAGTAGTGAGGCCCTTCACCGGTTTTTGGCTCAGGCTGCTTATAAATACCAAGTGGGCATTAAGCAACTCGTTCATAAACCTAGCCGCTCTGTTACGGAATTTCTTAGTTTAAAATTGCTGGTAGATGTTCTGCGTTTAGATGTGTTTCAGTCTATTCATGGGCATCTACGCAAATATTTCCGCCACGAGAAACTATTAAAACTGCTGGAATTTCCCATTCTTTTTTTAGGAGCTCTCCCACAAAATACTCCGGCCTTGTATTCTTTAATGAATTATGCCGATATAAGTTTAGGTACCTGGTACCCTATGGGCGGCATGTATAAAATTGTAGAAGGCATGGTGGCTCTTGCAAAAGAGCAAGGAGTACAATTCAGGTTTAATCAAAACGTAAAACAAATAAATGTCATAAACGGGCGTGCTTCGCAGGTTATTACGGATAAAGATGTGTGGGAAGCCGATATAGTAGTAGCCGGTGCCGATTATCATCACGTTGAACAGCAACTGCTCGCTCCCGAATACCGTAGCTATACCGAAAGTTACTGGGATAAACGGGTTTTAGCGCCTTCATCTCTAATATTTTACCTGGGGGTAAGTAAACGCTTACAGCGCTTAACCCACCACAATTTATTTTTTGATGAAGATTTTGAGCCACATGCTCAGGAAATTTACGAAAATCCGAAGTGGCCGGAAAAGCCTTTATTCTATGTGTCGGCTCCCAGTCAAACGGATGCTTCCGTTGCTCCGGAAGGATGCGAAAACTTATTTATTTTAATACCGGTAGCTCCGGATTTAACGGATACCGAAGACCTCCGGGAATATTATTATCAATTGGTAATGGACCGGTTGGAAAAACTTACCGGGCAATCTATCCGGGATTTTGTAGTAGTGAAGCGCAGTTACGCTCATTCGGACTTTATTAAAGATTACAATGCATTTAAAGGAAATGCTTACGGTTTAGCTAATACTTTAATGCAAACGGCTATTTTAAAACCTAGCCTGAAAAGTAGAAAAGTAAAAAATTTATATTATACCGGGCAGTTAACTGTACCAGGTCCGGGAGTTCCACCTTCGCTTATTTCGGGGCAGGTGGTAGCCGAAGAAATCCGGAAAGAATTCAGTTCATTTAATTAG
- a CDS encoding MerR family transcriptional regulator — translation MGQYSIKELEQLTGIKAHTIRIWEMRYGILKPKRSETNIRTYDDDDLKHILNVSLLNQNGFKISKIACMTSCQIGDAILGLSENKEECPHQISGLVSAMVEMNEERFDKILSTVILQKGFEATVNLLVLPFLKKIGVLWQTGNINPAHEHFVSNIIRQKFIVAIDGQIIPSGSNVPRFILFLPEGELHELGILFMQYLLRSRQIRVLYLGQNLPLADLIKAYEGFQPNYLGTIITSVPARDQLQVYLNDLAEHFPGCGFFVSGYQFVCNEIMLPTNFKYIGDMQAFSKEIDKLKVEPIFSKEIILS, via the coding sequence GTGGGGCAATATTCAATTAAGGAACTAGAGCAATTAACGGGAATAAAGGCCCATACCATTCGAATTTGGGAAATGCGTTATGGTATTTTAAAGCCAAAACGTTCCGAAACCAACATTCGCACGTACGATGACGATGATTTAAAACACATTTTAAATGTATCGTTGTTAAACCAAAACGGCTTTAAGATTTCTAAAATAGCTTGCATGACAAGTTGCCAAATTGGCGATGCTATCTTAGGCTTAAGCGAAAATAAAGAAGAATGTCCGCACCAGATTAGTGGTTTGGTATCGGCTATGGTGGAAATGAATGAAGAGCGTTTCGATAAAATATTATCTACTGTTATTTTACAGAAGGGCTTTGAGGCTACAGTAAATTTACTAGTACTGCCATTTTTAAAGAAAATAGGTGTTCTGTGGCAAACGGGTAACATTAATCCAGCCCACGAACATTTTGTTTCTAATATTATCCGGCAAAAATTTATTGTAGCCATCGACGGCCAAATAATTCCGAGTGGCTCTAATGTTCCCCGGTTTATTTTATTTCTTCCGGAGGGAGAGTTGCATGAATTAGGTATTTTATTTATGCAGTATTTACTGCGATCGCGGCAAATACGGGTTTTATATCTGGGGCAAAACTTACCATTAGCTGATTTAATAAAGGCGTACGAAGGTTTTCAGCCAAATTATTTAGGTACGATTATTACTTCCGTTCCGGCCCGTGACCAATTGCAAGTGTATTTAAATGACTTAGCGGAACATTTTCCCGGATGCGGATTTTTTGTTTCGGGTTACCAGTTTGTTTGCAATGAAATAATGTTGCCAACTAATTTTAAATACATTGGGGATATGCAAGCTTTTTCAAAAGAAATTGATAAGCTAAAAGTAGAGCCAATTTTTTCTAAAGAAATAATCTTATCCTGA
- a CDS encoding GNAT family N-acetyltransferase — MIVVRRVTDIRDLDAAFTIREKVFVEEQKVPQDAEYDQHDKTANHYLATYNEIPVGAARWRPTTNGIKLERFAVLPAYRNKQVGSALLHEVLKDVLANFPDEKIYLHAQVPALSFYARHGFTKLGELFTECDIDHFKMVYSA; from the coding sequence ATGATTGTTGTGAGAAGGGTAACAGACATTCGCGACTTAGACGCCGCTTTTACTATCCGGGAAAAAGTTTTTGTAGAAGAGCAAAAGGTGCCTCAAGATGCAGAATACGATCAACATGATAAAACGGCCAACCATTACCTGGCCACTTATAACGAAATACCAGTGGGCGCAGCCCGCTGGCGCCCAACTACCAATGGTATTAAACTCGAACGTTTTGCTGTTTTGCCAGCTTACCGTAATAAACAAGTGGGTAGCGCTCTATTGCATGAGGTATTGAAAGATGTATTGGCCAACTTTCCGGATGAGAAAATTTACCTGCACGCCCAGGTTCCAGCTCTTTCCTTTTATGCCCGGCATGGTTTTACGAAACTAGGTGAATTATTTACCGAGTGTGATATTGACCATTTCAAAATGGTTTATTCGGCATGA
- a CDS encoding phytoene/squalene synthase family protein, which translates to MELFDLTSYKCSKLITQHYSTSFTLGIKTLDKKFHFPIYAVYGFVRIADEIVDTFHDHDKAALLQEFKANTYKAIHEKISLNPILHSFQLVVHQYQIKHEFIQAFLRSMEMDLEGKRYDKDLYDEYIYGSAEVVGLMCLQIFCEGDQEMFDRLKEPARSLGAAFQKVNFLRDMKSDYKERGRVYFPKVDFQCFDNGCKKEIEEDIVKDFDLAYQGILNLPRSARMGVYLAYIYYRKLFKKIQHLPAARILSERVRVPDNTKLALLLGSYVKYRLNTI; encoded by the coding sequence ATGGAATTATTCGATCTGACGAGTTACAAATGCAGTAAACTGATTACTCAGCATTACAGTACCTCGTTTACTTTGGGTATTAAAACCTTGGATAAGAAATTTCATTTTCCGATTTACGCGGTTTATGGATTTGTGCGCATTGCCGATGAAATAGTAGATACTTTTCATGACCACGATAAGGCAGCCCTGCTGCAAGAATTTAAAGCAAACACGTACAAAGCTATTCACGAAAAAATTAGCTTAAATCCTATTTTACATTCATTTCAGTTAGTGGTGCATCAATACCAGATTAAGCACGAGTTTATCCAGGCTTTTCTGCGTAGTATGGAAATGGATTTAGAAGGTAAACGCTACGATAAAGATCTGTATGATGAATATATCTACGGTTCTGCAGAAGTGGTAGGACTAATGTGTTTACAGATTTTTTGCGAAGGAGACCAGGAAATGTTCGATCGCTTAAAAGAACCTGCCCGCAGTTTGGGAGCCGCCTTTCAGAAGGTAAACTTTCTGCGCGACATGAAAAGCGATTATAAAGAACGCGGCCGCGTTTATTTCCCGAAAGTTGATTTTCAATGCTTTGATAATGGCTGTAAAAAAGAAATTGAAGAAGATATTGTAAAAGATTTTGACCTGGCTTACCAGGGAATTTTAAACTTACCGCGTTCTGCCCGAATGGGAGTTTACCTAGCTTATATTTACTACCGCAAATTATTTAAGAAAATACAACACCTGCCGGCCGCCCGAATATTGTCTGAGCGCGTAAGAGTACCAGATAACACCAAATTAGCGTTATTATTAGGTTCTTACGTTAAATACAGACTAAACACCATTTGA
- a CDS encoding fatty acid desaturase, with the protein MPLIQKHRGVFIAFAIITLWFTCLSFLLQQTVNWASPLTYFFILVQMHLYTGLFITAHDAMHGVVSRNKKVNQLVGVSTAGLFAYNNYFRLLPRHHAHHRHVATDQDPDYHGGNFFAWYYSFLKQYITWPQLLLMAVTFNFLKLIFPVENVVLYWMLPAILATFQLFYFGTYLPHRGEHEPDNKHKSGTQAKNHVWAFLSCYFFGYHYEHHDKPYLPWWQLYKVKS; encoded by the coding sequence ATGCCTTTAATTCAAAAGCACCGCGGCGTTTTCATTGCATTCGCTATTATTACCCTTTGGTTTACTTGCTTATCCTTTTTACTACAGCAAACGGTAAACTGGGCTTCTCCTTTAACTTATTTTTTTATTCTGGTGCAAATGCATTTATACACGGGCTTGTTTATTACCGCTCATGATGCGATGCACGGGGTAGTTTCCCGGAATAAAAAAGTAAACCAATTAGTGGGAGTGAGTACGGCTGGATTATTTGCGTATAATAACTATTTCCGGCTTTTGCCCCGTCATCATGCCCACCATCGCCACGTAGCCACCGATCAGGACCCGGATTATCATGGCGGTAATTTTTTTGCCTGGTATTATTCTTTCCTGAAACAATATATTACTTGGCCGCAACTTTTGCTCATGGCTGTAACCTTTAACTTTTTAAAGTTGATTTTTCCGGTCGAAAATGTAGTTTTGTATTGGATGCTTCCCGCTATTTTGGCAACATTTCAATTGTTTTACTTTGGCACCTATTTACCGCACCGGGGCGAGCACGAACCTGATAATAAACATAAATCCGGCACTCAGGCAAAAAATCACGTATGGGCTTTTTTAAGTTGTTATTTTTTTGGTTACCACTACGAGCACCACGACAAGCCGTATTTACCCTGGTGGCAATTATATAAAGTTAAATCCTGA